The genomic DNA TCACCGATCCAAGATAACAGAAATCCTGCTAAAGTCATCTCGACTTCCTTCATTTTTCAGATCAGCAAAGACCTGGGTGAAATAATGAGGATCAGCATTGATCTGGAGCATCTTGGTACTCATGGTGTCAATGATGCGAAGGCACCGGTCCCAAAAAGCATCCTTGGCACTCTCCACCAAAAAAGGTTTCAGCGGGTAGGAGATTTCGTTGCCCATGTAGGAATAGGACAGGTAGAGGCAGGTCAAGAGAGTGGCTTGCAAGTTATGCTCGGTGGCCACCTGATCCCCGTCGATGACATCTCTGCAAAGCAGGTAGACAAAGACCACATTGGCCGGGGTGACGAATGCCTGATCCTGCCAACCTTGAAGTAACAACGAGCGGTCAACACTGCGCAGCCAAAGGACTGGGTCTGTTGGGGACAAATGCTTCAGTTTGAAGCAGCGCCTGCAAAGGAATTCTCCCAGACACTTTAATAATTCACTAGTGGATGCCTGGACTATTACACGCTTGGGAGA from Carcharodon carcharias isolate sCarCar2 chromosome 6, sCarCar2.pri, whole genome shotgun sequence includes the following:
- the LOC121279318 gene encoding cyclin-dependent kinase 5 activator 1-like produces the protein MGTVLSLSPGSRRSSIFEDGTDSKSLSHYHAIQSAKSNGQKDKSLKRHSMFAPALTWKRLVASTKKKSSRKANPSNHQHQNDVVHLNSENVKRSLSCANLSNYELQVPADPLSTKQVPSIKKTSSHNSGTGSPKRVIVQASTSELLKCLGEFLCRRCFKLKHLSPTDPVLWLRSVDRSLLLQGWQDQAFVTPANVVFVYLLCRDVIDGDQVATEHNLQATLLTCLYLSYSYMGNEISYPLKPFLVESAKDAFWDRCLRIIDTMSTKMLQINADPHYFTQVFADLKNEGSRDDFSRISVILDR